A window of the Hevea brasiliensis isolate MT/VB/25A 57/8 chromosome 6, ASM3005281v1, whole genome shotgun sequence genome harbors these coding sequences:
- the LOC110636891 gene encoding subtilisin-like protease SBT1.6, with product MATFLPTSFILLYFFFSFFTNFPLLALSSDQTVKTFIFRVDAESKPSIFLTHYHWYTSEFADPLQILHVYDTVFHGFSAAVTPDHATYLGQHPSVLSVFEDRRRQLHTTRSPQFLGLRNQQGLWSESNYGSDVIIGVFDTGIWPERRSFSDVNLGPVPARWKGICQAGVKFTPKNCNKKLIGARFFLKGHEAAARSAGPISGINETIEFKSPRDADGHGTHTASTAAGRHSFGASLEGYATGIAKGVAPKARLAAYKVCWKNSGCFDSDILAAFDAAVNDGVDVISISIGGGDGISAPYYLDPIAIGSYGAVSRGVFVSSSAGNDGPNLMSVTNLAPWLVTVGAGTIDRNFPADVILGNGRRLSGVSLYSGEPLNGTMFPLVYPGKSGGLSTSLCMENSLDSNMVRGKIVICDRGSSPRVAKGLVVKKAGGVGMVLANGISNGEGLVGDAHLIPACAVGSDEADAVKAYISSTPNPTATIDFKGTVIGIKPAPVVASFSGRGPNGLNPEILKPDLIAPGVNILAAWTDAIGPTGLDSDTRKTEFNILSGTSMACPHVSGAAALLKSAHPDWSPAAIRSAMMTTANTLDNLNQPMIDEATGKASTPYDFGAGHLNLDRAMDPGLVYDITNNDYVNFLCGNGYSPKAIQVITRSPVTCPVKRPSPENLNYPSIAALFPSSSVGAKSKAFIRTVTNVGPLNAVYRPIIEAPKGTTVAVKPARLVFNQRMKKQSFIVTITADTRNLIMDDSGAVFGSISWSDGKHVVRSPIVVTQIDPL from the coding sequence ATGGCTACATTTCTCCCCACTTCCTTTATTCTGCtctactttttcttttctttcttcaccAATTTTCCCCTTCTAGCACTTTCCTCCGATCAGACGGTCAAAACCTTCATCTTCCGCGTCGACGCTGAATCCAAACCCTCCATTTTCCTCACACACTACCACTGGTACACTTCTGAGTTCGCTGATCCGCTCCAAATCCTGCATGTATACGACACCGTTTTTCATGGTTTTTCTGCTGCTGTAACTCCAGATCATGCCACATACTTAGGCCAACACCCTTCGGTTCTCTCTGTTTTCGAGGACCGTCGCCGCCAGCTTCACACTACAAGGTCGCCTCAATTTCTCGGCCTCCGAAATCAGCAAGGGCTCTGGTCCGAATCTAATTATGGATCCGACGTCATTATTGGAGTGTTCGATACCGGAATCTGGCCAGAGCGCCGTAGCTTCTCGGATGTCAATCTCGGGCCGGTGCCGGCCAGGTGGAAAGGCATTTGTCAGGCTGGAGTGAAATTCACCCCCAAAAATTGTAATAAGAAGTTAATCGGGGCTCGTTTTTTCCTCAAAGGTCATGAAGCAGCAGCGAGATCAGCGGGTCCGATAAGTGGAATAAACGAAACTATTGAGTTCAAATCTCCGAGAGATGCGGACGGACATGGGACACACACGGCGTCGACGGCGGCGGGAAGGCATTCGTTCGGTGCGAGCTTGGAGGGGTACGCGACTGGGATTGCGAAAGGTGTGGCCCCAAAAGCGCGACTGGCTGCTTACAAGGTTTGTTGGAAAAATTCGGGCTGTTTCGATTCTGATATATTAGCTGCTTTCGATGCTGCTGTTAATGATGGAGTGGATGTTATATCCATCTCCATTGGCGGTGGTGATGGAATTTCCGCCCCGTATTATCTTGATCCTATAGCCATTGGTTCTTACGGTGCCGTTTCTAGAGGGGTTTTCGTGTCATCTTCTGCTGGTAATGATGGGCCTAATTTGATGTCTGTGACAAACCTCGCGCCTTGGCTTGTCACAGTTGGTGCAGGGACAATTGATAGGAATTTTCCAGCTGATGTGATTCTGGGCAATGGGCGTAGGTTATCTGGTGTGTCTCTCTACTCTGGAGAGCCACTGAATGGAACAATGTTTCCTCTGGTTTATCCAGGGAAATCAGGGGGGCTCTCGACTTCATTATGCATGGAGAATTCCCTGGATTCAAATATGGTTAGAGGTAAAATTGTTATTTGCGATCGGGGAAGTAGTCCGAGAGTGGCTAAGGGGTTAGTTGTCAAGAAAGCTGGAGGAGTGGGTATGGTTCTTGCAAATGGAATTTCCAACGGTGAAGGGCTTGTTGGAGATGCTCACCTGATTCCTGCTTGTGCTGTTGGGTCTGACGAGGCTGATGCCGTTAAGGCATATATTTCTTCCACGCCTAATCCTACTGCAACTATTGATTTCAAAGGCACCGTCATTGGAATCAAACCGGCTCCCGTTGTGGCATCGTTTTCCGGTAGAGGGCCAAATGGTTTGAACCCAGAGATTCTTAAGCCGGACTTGATTGCTCCGGGAGTTAACATTCTTGCTGCTTGGACTGATGCAATTGGTCCAACTGGACTGGATTCAGATACAAGAAAAACTGAATTCAACATCCTGTCTGGAACTTCAATGGCATGCCCACACGTAAGCGGTGCAGCGGCCTTGCTTAAATCTGCACACCCAGATTGGAGTCCTGCAGCAATTAGGTCTGCAATGATGACCACTGCCAACACATTGGATAATCTGAACCAACCCATGATCGATGAGGCCACTGGAAAAGCATCTACACCCTACGATTTTGGTGCAGGGCATCTTAATCTTGATCGTGCAATGGATCCAGGACTTGTGTACGATATTACTAACAATGATTACGTGAACTTCCTTTGTGGAAATGGATACAGCCCAAAAGCAATTCAGGTGATCACGCGATCACCAGTGACTTGTCCGGTGAAGAGGCCTTCGCCTGAGAACCTCAACTATCCTTCTATTGCAGCATTGTTCCCAAGCTCATCAGTAGGAGCAAAAAGCAAGGCGTTTATCAGAACCGTGACCAATGTGGGTCCACTAAACGCTGTTTATCGGCCAATAATTGAAGCTCCCAAAGGGACAACGGTGGCGGTGAAACCAGCGAGATTGGTGTTCAATCAGCGAATGAAGAAGCAGAGCTTTATTGTGACAATAACCGCAGATACCCGGAATCTGATAATGGACGATTCGGGTGCTGTGTTCGGTTCAATTTCATGGTCGGACGGGAAGCATGTGGTTAGGAGCCCCATTGTGGTGACCCAAATAGATCCATTGTGA
- the LOC131180670 gene encoding uncharacterized protein LOC131180670, with amino-acid sequence MGTEVTKRYLGYYSRLESYADPRLKDVEFAVGDYVFLKVSPVKEVMRFGKEGKLPPRYIGPFEVIDKVKTVADQLELPLSFSHVHPVFHIFILRKYISDPSHVLQPDTMELKENLTFEEQPIAIVDFQMRQLWSKQISMVKVLWMSQSVKECTWESDQNMRNKYSYLSTE; translated from the exons ATGGGgactgaagtcactaagagatAC CTAGGATACTACAGCAGGCTAGAGAGCTATGCTGATCCTAGGCTaaaggatgtagagtttgcagtaggtgaTTATGTATTCCTAAAGGTCTCCCCAGTGAAAGaagtcatgaggtttgggaaggaaGGCAAGCTGCCACCTAGatacataggaccttttgaggTCATTGATAAAGTTAAAACAGTTGCTGATCAGTTAGAGTTACCACTAAGCTTTTCTCACGTCCACCCAGTATTTCATATTTTCATACTTAGGAAATACAtatctgatccttctcatgtgttacAACCCGATACAATGGAGTTAAAGGAAAACCTAACCTTTGAGGAGCAGCCAATTGCCATAGTGGACTTTCAGATGAGGCAGTTGTGGTCAAAACAGAtctctatggttaaggttttgtggatgaGCCAATCGGTAAAAGAGTGTACCTGGGAGTCAGATCAGAACATGCGCAATAAGTACTCGTACTTGTCCACTGAGTAA